The Raphanus sativus cultivar WK10039 chromosome 2, ASM80110v3, whole genome shotgun sequence genome includes a region encoding these proteins:
- the LOC108823073 gene encoding 20 kDa chaperonin, chloroplastic, translating into MAAMQLTASPVTVSARSLASLEGLRAASSAKFSSFGTLKAKTFRQSHFRPLVVKAASVVAPKYTSIKPLGDRVLVKIKEAEEKSMGGIFLPSTAQSKPQEGEVVAVGEGRTIGKTTKIDITVPTGAQIIYSKYAGTEVEFNDVKHLILKEDDIVGLLETDDIKDLKPLNDRVFIKVAEAEEKTAGGLLLTETTKEKPSIGTVIAVGPGSLDEEGKLQPLPISTGSTVLYSKYAGNDFKGKDGSNYIALRASDVMAILS; encoded by the exons ATGGCGGCGATGCAGCTTACAGCATCACCAGTGACAGTGTCAGCTAGGAGCTTAGCCTCACTGGAAGGTCTCCGTGCTGCTTCGAGTGCAAAGTTTTCATCTTTTGGAACTTTGAAAGCAAAGACCTTTAGGCAGAGTCACTTCCGTCCTTTGGTTGTTAAAGCTGCTTCTGTGGTTGCTCCTAAG TACACTTCGATTAAGCCATTGGGAGATAGAGTTTTGGTGAAGATCAAGGAGGCAGAGGAAAAGAGTATGGGAGGTATCTTTCTTCCATCCACAGCTCAATCAAAACCTCAAGAAGGTGAAGTCGTTGCTGTGGGTGAAGGAAGAACTATTGGGAAGACCACCAAAATCGATATCACTGTCCCT ACTGGAGCACAGATTATTTACTCAAAATACGCAGGAACTGAGGTGGAGTTTAACGATGTGAAACATCTCATTCTCAAGGAAGATGATATTGTTGGCCTTCTCGAGACAGATGACATCAAAGATCTCAAACCCTTGAATGACCGAGTCTTCATCAAG GTTGCTGAGGCAGAGGAGAAAACAGCTGGAGGGTTGTTGCTAACCGAGACTACCAAAGAGAAGCCTTCTATTGGAACG GTTATTGCGGTTGGACCAGGTTCTCTAGATGAGGAAGGTAAACTTCAGCCACTACCAATATCGACTGGAAGCACGGTTCTGTACTCCAAGTATGCAGGCAATGACTTCAAGGGCAAAGATGGTTCCAACTACATCGCCCTCAGAGCTTCAGATGTTATGGCTATCCtttcttag
- the LOC108841741 gene encoding farnesoic acid carboxyl-O-methyltransferase produces MAPTYTMAGGKGPNSYSQHSTYQRALLEVAKEKISEAISTKLEINSASNRFNIADFGCSTGPNTFLAVQNIIDAVGQKYGKETQLNPDDNIEFHVLFNDHSNNDFNTLFQTLPPTKRYFVSGVPGSFFGRVLPQDSLHVGHCSYSLHWLSQVPKGIADRNSPAWNKDIHCTGFSEEVAEAYLDQFKIDMGSFLRARGEELVSGGLLFLLGSCVPDGVKMSETMKGMLLDHLGKCLNDVAKEGLINQEKLDSFNFPIYPAHVAEFKSVIEDNGCFTIEAFEKISHANEEFPLDPEFLATSNRVTFGGVIESRFGKEAMERTNELYEKKCPEILPELANAKSGMQFFIMLRRK; encoded by the exons ATGGCTCCGACGTACACGATGGCTGGAGGCAAGGGTCCGAATAGCTACAGTCAGCATTCAACGTATCAG AGAGCGTTGCTTGAAGTAGCAAAGGAAAAGATCAGTGAAGCAATCTCCACCAAACTCGAAATCAACTCAGCTTCTAATCGCTTTAACATAGCGGATTTTGGTTGTTCCACTGGACCTAACACGTTCCTTGCAGTACAAAACATAATTGATGCTGTGGGACAAAAGTACGGTAAAGAAACTCAGCTAAATCCGGACGATAACATTGAGTTTCATGTTCTCTTTAACGATCATTCAAACAATGATTTCAACACCCTTTTCCAAACACTCCCTCCGACCAAAAGATACTTTGTCTCTGGAGTTCCCGGTTCTTTCTTTGGACGTGTTCTTCCTCAAGACAGTCTCCATGTGGGACATTGTTCTTACTCCCTTCATTGGTTGTCCCAAGTTCCTAAAGGGATCGCGGATCGAAACTCTCCTGCATGGAACAAGGACATTCATTGCACTGGATTCTCGGAAGAGGTCGCGGAAGCGTATCTCGATCAGTTCAAGATCGACATGGGGAGTTTCTTGagagcaagaggagaagaactCGTGTCCGGGGGGTTGCTATTTCTTCTTGGATCATGTGTACCGGATGGAGTTAAAATGTCTGAAACAATGAAAGGAATGCTTCTTGATCACTTGGGAAAGTGCCTCAATGATGTAGCTAAagag GGattaatcaaccaagagaagcTGGACTCTTTCAACTTCCCAATCTATCCGGCACACGTTGCGGAATTCAAGAGTGTCATTGAAGACAACGGGTGTTTCACGATTGAAGCTTTTGAGAAAATTAGTCATGCGAACGAAGAATTTCCTCTGGATCCAGAGTTCTTGGCAACTTCAAACAGAGTTACATTTGGAGGAGTTATTGAGTCGAGGTTTGGTAAAGAAGCAATGGAGAGGACAAATGAGCTTTATGAGAAGAAGTGTCCAGAGATACTTCCGGAACTTGCCAATGCCAAATCTGGAATGCAATTTTTCATTATGCTTCGAAGGAAATGA
- the LOC130499104 gene encoding uncharacterized protein LOC130499104, which yields MHWKAVLKYAYSDANEWKMVETQAENMTTPSQITSSLDTGNSWKRPPMGWVKCNVDGSFYNEDTTASAGWVVRNTKGTYQYSGQAIGRQVSNALEAELQAVLMAIQHCWSRGHRKLIIENDNKKAINLLNGMGLHFAAYNWIRDIRWWMQKFEEIIFQWTRRTANRVADKLAKNRLPPSILFQYHCYVPMFITTTLHEDYVKSSN from the coding sequence ATGCATTGGAAGGCAGTTTTGAAGTATGCTTATAGTGACGCAAATGAATGGAAAATGGTGGAAACACAAGCAGAGAATATGACTACACCGTCTCAAATAACATCTTCTTTAGACACTGGCAACTCATGGAAACGACCACCGATGGGATGGGTTAAATGTAATGTAGATGGCTCTTTCTACAATGAGGACACAACTGCATCGGCAGGTTGGGTAGTGCGTAATACTAAAGGAACTTATCAATATTCAGGGCAAGCTATAGGAAGACAAGTTAGTAATGCATTGGAAGCGGAACTCCAAGCTGTTTTGATGGCCATTCAACATTGTTGGAGCAGAGGTCATCGGAAACTTATCATTGAGAATGACAACAAAAAGGCGATAAACTTACTCAATGGAATGGGTTTGCACTTTGCAGCTTACAATTGGATTCGGGATATACGATGGTGGATGCAGAAGTTTGAGGAGATTATTTTTCAATGGACAAGAAGAACAGCAAATAGAGTGGCTGACAAGTTAGCTAAGAATAGATTACCACCATCTATTTTATTCCAATATCATTGCTATGTTCCAATGTTTATAACAACAACTCTACATGAAGACTATGTAAAATCTTCTAATTGA